The Campylobacter curvus genome includes the window TCTAAAGATAAAGAATGAAAATGCGGGCGAAATTTTGGTCTATAACACGAGCTTTTTGGTAAATGACGAGCTTGGTAGCGAGATAGAAAAGCTAGCCTTAGGGGCGTGAGCGGCGATTTAAAGGAGAAAAAATGAAAAACGTCTTAGTCGTCTCGGGTCATCCCGATGTCAAAAACTCATTTGCAAACAAGATCATTTTGGAGGAATTTACAAAAATTTCACCGATGTGAGGATCGAGGAGCTTGGCAAGCTCTATCCTGATTTTAAGATAGACGTGAAAGCCAAGCAAGAGCGCCTTATGAAGGCCGATGTCATCGTGCTTCAGTTTCCGTTTTTCTGGTATAGTGTGCCGTCTTTGATGCAAAAATGGTTCGAGGATGTGCTAGTGCATGGCTTCTCACACGGCAGCACTGGCGATAAGCTAAAGGGTAAAATTTTGATTGCTTCATTTACGAGCGGAGCGCCTGAAGAGATGTATAAAAAAGGCGCTTTGCAAAATCATGAAGTAGGCGAGTTCCTGATCCCGCTTGAGCAGCTTGCGAGCCTGACCGGCATGAAATGGGGCGGATATGTTTATAGTGGCGGACTATCGTATGCTAGCCGTAATGACGAAGCCAAACTCGCTCAAATGCGCGCCAAAGCCAAAGAACACGCGGCAAGACTAAATGAATTCATAAAAAATTTATAGAAGAAAAGATGTATCTGATAAATATCACTTTAAAGATGGAAAAAGTGCCTGCGGACAAGGCTGAAGCGATGTTTGAGCGCCACCGCGAATGGTTTGGTAAAAATTTTTCAAGGAGGGCAAATTCGTGCTGCTTGGACTGTATCAGGACGAGCCGCATGCGGGCATCATCATCGCAAACCTAAAGGATAGAGCCGAGCTTGATAAAATTTTGGCCGAAGACGTTTATCTTCCTGATATGGCGGAGTATGAGATAAGAGAATTTAAAGCCGCGATGGCTGCCGATCTAAGCGCCTTTGCAGGAAAATGATAAATCTAAACTAAGGAGCGAAAATGAAAGGCAAAATTTTAGCGTTAGCAGTTCTGGGTGGTTTGCTGGCAGGCTGCGCCACTTCGCAGGGAAAAATGACTGGCAACGATAGAGACGCTCACGGATGTATCGGCTCGGCCGGTTATAGCTACTCGTTTTTACGAGGCGAATGCGTCCAGCCCTTTGAGGTCACTCAGGCGAGGCTGGATGATCCTGATAACGATACTTTGGCGATATATCTGCTATTTTCCAGTGACAAAAAGCTAGTCGAGGTCTTTGGCGCAAGCTTGCCTGAAAATAGGGTCTTGCAGCAAAACCCTAGCGGCTACGCCTCAAAAGACGGCAAGATCCGTTTAGTAAGAGGCACAAAGGGGCTAAAACTCGTAAAATGATCGCTCAAACGATGTCTTTTACGACCTTTGCGCCAAGCCCTATGCTCATATGATGTAAAAATATTAAATGATACAAATCTCCGTCATGCTGCGGCGAGTCGTAGGTCTGCACGAGAGCGTCTGGGACTATGACACGGCGCTTGATGTCGTGCTCGTTGGCTTGAAGTTTTAGGTGAGATACCAGCTGATAGACGCATAGATCGGTGCAGTCGCCAAAGATGACGAAGGTATCGATCTGCGGATTTTGCGCGATGAAGTCGTTAAATCCTTTGCAAAATGCCGAGCTTAGCGAATTTTTCTTAAAAATTTTCATCTCTTTATAAAAATCCAAATTTTTTAGCTCGTCTATCGTCTCGGCCTCCTTGCCACCTTTTATAGCGTGTGGCGGGAAGTCGCTAAATTCCGCGCAATTTTCATCGTGACTATCCTCTATGAGGACGAAATTTTTAAGATGGAAGTCATCGTGTGCTATTTTAAAAGTTTGAGCGAGCTTTGAAGCGATAGCAGCGCACCTTGGGCTAGAAAGCGTACCCTCATGACAAAAGCCATTTATCATATCCACACTGATAAAGGCGACATTGTGCGCACCGTTTTTAAAAATTTCATCAAATTTAAGTGGTTTTAGCCCCTCGTGCCATCTTTTGATACTGACTATGAAGTCAGCCTCTTTTTGCGTTAAATTCATTGTTTATCCTTAAATATTGGTAAATTTACATAAAACGCCTTTGGTTCTAGCGTCACCTCGATGCTGCCCTTGTGCGCGGCGATGATCTGCACGCAAAGTGCTAGACCTAGCCCGTTGCCCTTTTGCTTACTCGTTTTAAACGGTTCAAAGACCGCACCTTTGTCCTTTATACTAACTCCGCTGTCGTAGAGGTAAAATTTATGCTCTTTGTCCGTTTTCTCGTATCTTAGGCTGATCTCGCCGCTCTCGTCGTCGCTTTCCTCGATCGCATCTACGGCGTTAAAGAGCAGGTTTTGAAAGACCATGGCGAGCAGGTCCTTATCGCCATTGTAAAAGCCGCTCTCAAAGCCTAAATTTATATCGATATCCTTTGAATAAGCGTAGTATCTAAGCGCTTCCTCGCATTCACTCTTAAGCTCCAGGAAGTTGAAAACTCCGGCGTTTATCTGCACACCTTTGGTGAAAAGTAGCGTCGCTTTTATGATACGTTCGACCCGCCAGATCGCCCTTTGTATCTCGCTGGCGATGGGCTGCGTTTTAGCGTCGGCTCGTTTTAAAAGAGTGGAAGCGAGCAGGGAGACCGAACCTATGGGGTTTCTGATCTCGTGAGCCAGGTGCGCGGCCACTTGACCCATGGAGACTAGGCGCTCGTTGCGTTTTTGCTCGGTGATATCGACTGCCGAGACGATTTTTTTGCCGTCTTTATCGGCGATCTTTACGAGATAGACGGCCCCGCGAAATTCTATCTCCTGATCACTGCTGAAATTTATATGCTTAAAAAGCTCGCTCTTTTTTGCGGCTTGCGAATTTTGCAAAAAGAGGCTGCCGTCATCATTTAACACCCAAAGTGCGGTCGGCATGACATCGACCACGTCCTTCACTATCTTTTGTAGATTTTCATACGAGGCATGCAGGTTCTTATACTCTTGCTCAATGAGGTAGGTTTGCTCTATCAGGCTTTTTAGCCCGTCTTGTATGTCTTTTTGCTCACTCATTTATCAGCTCCTCGAAGTCCTTTATCTCGTATAGTCTCACGCGCTCGTCTTTTAGGCTCAAAAGCTCCTTGCTAAAGCCGCTTTTTGAAAACAGCGCGATGATGTCAGGCGCGATGCCAAGCT containing:
- a CDS encoding NAD(P)H-dependent oxidoreductase, encoding MRIEELGKLYPDFKIDVKAKQERLMKADVIVLQFPFFWYSVPSLMQKWFEDVLVHGFSHGSTGDKLKGKILIASFTSGAPEEMYKKGALQNHEVGEFLIPLEQLASLTGMKWGGYVYSGGLSYASRNDEAKLAQMRAKAKEHAARLNEFIKNL
- a CDS encoding YciI family protein, yielding MLLGLYQDEPHAGIIIANLKDRAELDKILAEDVYLPDMAEYEIREFKAAMAADLSAFAGK
- a CDS encoding cysteine hydrolase family protein, which produces MNLTQKEADFIVSIKRWHEGLKPLKFDEIFKNGAHNVAFISVDMINGFCHEGTLSSPRCAAIASKLAQTFKIAHDDFHLKNFVLIEDSHDENCAEFSDFPPHAIKGGKEAETIDELKNLDFYKEMKIFKKNSLSSAFCKGFNDFIAQNPQIDTFVIFGDCTDLCVYQLVSHLKLQANEHDIKRRVIVPDALVQTYDSPQHDGDLYHLIFLHHMSIGLGAKVVKDIV
- a CDS encoding sensor histidine kinase encodes the protein MSEQKDIQDGLKSLIEQTYLIEQEYKNLHASYENLQKIVKDVVDVMPTALWVLNDDGSLFLQNSQAAKKSELFKHINFSSDQEIEFRGAVYLVKIADKDGKKIVSAVDITEQKRNERLVSMGQVAAHLAHEIRNPIGSVSLLASTLLKRADAKTQPIASEIQRAIWRVERIIKATLLFTKGVQINAGVFNFLELKSECEEALRYYAYSKDIDINLGFESGFYNGDKDLLAMVFQNLLFNAVDAIEESDDESGEISLRYEKTDKEHKFYLYDSGVSIKDKGAVFEPFKTSKQKGNGLGLALCVQIIAAHKGSIEVTLEPKAFYVNLPIFKDKQ